One genomic window of Halorhabdus sp. CBA1104 includes the following:
- a CDS encoding poly(R)-hydroxyalkanoic acid synthase subunit PhaE, with translation MSDKNTDVQEEWSGMVEQMNDAVAESMEQNMQAQAAFVESWTEALSDSVPEDDELAEGVEGYNQAYEVWMDAAERMFERSADAAQGEDVDPTEFRDIWLQSANEAFKEIMGTSAFAATNGQLIESMMEMRQQADDVTQETIAELGFPTRGDVEEVGERLIELERRQQDVEEKLDRILEAVEE, from the coding sequence ATGAGCGACAAGAACACAGACGTACAAGAGGAGTGGAGTGGGATGGTCGAACAGATGAACGACGCAGTGGCCGAGTCCATGGAGCAGAACATGCAGGCCCAGGCTGCGTTCGTCGAATCCTGGACGGAGGCGCTATCGGATTCAGTGCCCGAAGACGACGAGCTTGCCGAGGGAGTCGAAGGATACAACCAGGCCTACGAGGTTTGGATGGACGCAGCCGAGCGGATGTTCGAGCGCTCGGCGGACGCCGCCCAGGGCGAGGACGTCGATCCCACGGAGTTCCGGGATATCTGGCTACAATCGGCCAACGAGGCCTTCAAGGAGATTATGGGCACCAGCGCGTTCGCGGCCACGAACGGCCAGCTTATCGAGTCCATGATGGAGATGCGCCAGCAGGCCGACGACGTCACCCAGGAGACGATTGCCGAACTCGGCTTCCCGACGCGAGGTGACGTCGAAGAAGTCGGTGAGCGCCTGATCGAGCTCGAACGGCGCCAACAGGACGTCGAGGAAAAACTCGACCGGATCCTCGAGGCCGTCGAGGAGTGA
- the phaC gene encoding class III poly(R)-hydroxyalkanoic acid synthase subunit PhaC produces MSDPMSAALDIQRRALEEMTDATETGAVLDERLETMGDVEVGQTPADVVYEENKLELLHYDAEAAGIDVPEDEQEEVPILLVFALINKPYILDLQPDRSVVRRLLEAGHDVYMIDWNEPSRLDQHLTLDDYVNRYIENSVDVVRERSGQDAINLLGYCMGGTMSTMYSALNPEKVNTLGLLAAGLYFEESGGVLEMWGEEEYYDPSAVTDAFGNVPADFLDVGFAMMDPIDNYVTKYVRFAENVDDEDFVKNFARMEQWLDEGIDVAGTTYTQFLEEIYQGNNLYENELHLDGEHVDIENIDMPVIQIVGEYDHLVPPAASKPFNDVIPSEDTHLIEYSTGHIGLSVSSSTHEDVWPEVAEWFSERSQVEADEADESAETDESEAETAETSPGVETVDGIGPTYAERLQAAGIETVADLAGADAESVADAAQAPLGRVEDWFETIE; encoded by the coding sequence ATGTCCGACCCAATGAGTGCCGCGCTGGACATCCAGCGTCGGGCCCTCGAAGAGATGACCGACGCCACCGAGACGGGCGCAGTCCTCGACGAACGCCTCGAAACGATGGGCGACGTCGAGGTGGGGCAGACGCCGGCCGACGTCGTCTACGAGGAGAACAAGCTCGAACTCCTCCACTACGACGCCGAGGCCGCCGGCATCGACGTGCCCGAAGACGAACAGGAAGAGGTACCGATCCTGCTGGTGTTCGCGCTGATCAACAAGCCCTACATTCTGGACTTACAGCCAGACCGGTCGGTAGTGCGTCGGCTGCTCGAAGCGGGCCACGACGTCTACATGATCGACTGGAACGAGCCCTCACGGCTCGACCAGCACCTCACACTGGACGATTACGTCAACCGGTACATCGAGAACAGCGTCGACGTGGTTCGTGAGCGCTCGGGCCAGGACGCGATCAACCTCCTGGGGTACTGTATGGGCGGCACGATGAGTACGATGTACAGCGCGCTCAACCCCGAGAAGGTCAATACGCTCGGCCTGCTGGCGGCCGGCCTGTACTTCGAGGAGTCGGGCGGCGTCTTAGAGATGTGGGGCGAAGAGGAGTACTACGATCCGTCGGCCGTGACCGACGCCTTCGGAAACGTTCCTGCGGACTTCCTCGATGTCGGGTTCGCGATGATGGACCCGATCGACAACTACGTCACGAAGTACGTCCGCTTTGCCGAGAACGTCGACGACGAGGACTTCGTGAAGAACTTCGCCCGTATGGAGCAGTGGCTCGACGAGGGTATCGACGTTGCCGGGACGACCTACACCCAGTTCCTCGAAGAGATCTATCAGGGGAACAACCTCTACGAGAACGAGTTGCACCTCGACGGCGAGCACGTCGACATCGAGAACATCGACATGCCCGTCATCCAGATTGTGGGGGAGTACGACCACCTCGTGCCCCCGGCGGCGAGCAAGCCGTTCAACGACGTGATCCCGAGCGAGGACACCCACCTCATCGAGTATTCGACCGGCCACATCGGCCTCTCGGTGTCTTCGAGTACCCACGAAGACGTCTGGCCCGAAGTCGCCGAGTGGTTCAGTGAACGGTCACAGGTCGAGGCGGACGAGGCCGACGAATCGGCCGAGACAGACGAGAGCGAAGCTGAAACGGCCGAGACCTCGCCGGGCGTCGAGACGGTCGATGGCATCGGCCCGACCTACGCAGAACGACTGCAGGCAGCCGGCATCGAGACGGTCGCCGACCTGGCCGGGGCCGATGCCGAATCGGTCGCCGACGCCGCCCAAGCCCCCCTCGGACGCGTCGAGGATTGGTTCGAAACGATCGAGTGA
- a CDS encoding MATE family efflux transporter produces the protein MSGLRSAVSRAAQSLKRAGARANPVRGVILLIGLGLARLGVVDRARARRATDLSWPRVVTGIARMSKNAADVAMVGAASGLVANDAISGVGLAGPFWGLAFAFGGGFAAGTIALVSQRFGAEEFTQLGQAVRASFVVVVAVTIPVGAAFWFVPEWLIGLLNSNDQVVAYGATYLKILGLGVPFAGLNLVASRVLIGADNAQIPMLLRGGGAVLNIVLNGVFIFVFGMGVAGAAWGTVAANALVTGLFIAGLIAGRLPGIGQFPVSVSPRGTYFHWGDITDVVSIGTPVVGRNMTWTVARFPMLVFVGMFGTATLTAYTITRRLWGLMNVPGWGFGLAASSLVGQHLGEDDEETAAVYGREITLMAVATYTVSAAIVAVLAHPAVVAFGAEADAVPIAVGMVLAATIAIIPQGIKGTAAGALDATGDTNWPFIYQVLGMFAVSLPAAYLGATTLIGVWGIYIAFLGETLVPAVGNYYRFSTGKWKAISREYRPEAALDD, from the coding sequence GTGTCTGGTCTCCGTTCGGCAGTCAGTCGGGCCGCCCAGTCGCTCAAGCGTGCCGGTGCTCGCGCGAACCCGGTCCGTGGCGTCATTCTCCTGATCGGACTCGGACTCGCTCGCCTCGGAGTGGTCGACCGCGCTCGGGCACGCCGAGCGACGGATCTTTCCTGGCCGCGTGTCGTCACCGGCATCGCTCGCATGTCGAAAAACGCCGCTGACGTTGCCATGGTCGGGGCCGCGTCGGGGCTCGTTGCCAACGACGCCATCTCGGGTGTCGGTCTCGCCGGTCCGTTTTGGGGGCTGGCATTCGCCTTTGGCGGCGGTTTCGCCGCTGGGACGATCGCACTCGTCTCTCAGCGTTTCGGTGCCGAGGAGTTCACTCAACTCGGCCAGGCCGTCCGCGCGAGTTTCGTCGTCGTCGTCGCGGTCACTATCCCCGTCGGCGCGGCGTTCTGGTTCGTTCCCGAGTGGCTCATCGGCCTGCTGAACAGCAACGACCAAGTCGTCGCCTACGGTGCGACCTACCTCAAGATCCTGGGCCTCGGTGTGCCCTTCGCTGGGTTGAACCTCGTTGCGAGTCGCGTCCTCATCGGGGCCGACAACGCACAGATCCCGATGCTCCTTCGGGGCGGTGGTGCCGTCCTGAATATCGTGCTCAACGGCGTGTTCATCTTCGTCTTCGGGATGGGCGTGGCCGGTGCCGCCTGGGGAACGGTCGCGGCAAACGCCCTCGTTACCGGCTTGTTTATCGCTGGGTTGATCGCGGGCCGGCTTCCCGGGATCGGCCAGTTCCCGGTCTCAGTTTCGCCGCGCGGGACGTACTTTCACTGGGGTGATATTACTGACGTCGTCTCGATCGGGACGCCGGTCGTCGGTCGGAACATGACCTGGACGGTCGCGCGATTCCCAATGCTCGTGTTCGTTGGCATGTTCGGGACGGCGACACTTACGGCCTACACTATCACCCGACGGCTCTGGGGGCTGATGAACGTCCCCGGGTGGGGCTTTGGGCTCGCTGCTTCCAGTCTCGTCGGTCAGCACCTCGGCGAGGACGACGAGGAGACGGCCGCCGTTTACGGTCGTGAAATCACCCTCATGGCAGTTGCGACCTACACCGTCTCGGCGGCTATCGTCGCGGTCCTTGCCCACCCTGCTGTCGTTGCTTTCGGTGCCGAGGCCGATGCGGTCCCGATCGCCGTCGGGATGGTGCTGGCGGCGACCATTGCGATCATCCCACAGGGAATCAAAGGGACTGCTGCCGGGGCCCTCGATGCTACCGGCGACACGAACTGGCCGTTCATCTACCAGGTCCTCGGTATGTTTGCCGTTTCGCTCCCGGCTGCCTATCTGGGTGCGACGACGCTCATCGGCGTCTGGGGAATCTATATCGCGTTCCTCGGCGAGACGCTCGTCCCGGCCGTGGGTAACTACTACCGCTTTTCGACGGGTAAGTGGAAGGCGATCAGCCGGGAGTACCGCCCCGAGGCTGCGCTGGACGATTAA
- a CDS encoding S9 family peptidase: MALTDINTRTVLFVVALVLVVVGSGTAYWVETNGQTVEVRDVQFEATNGTMMSGELYIPPGASTADPAPAILATHGYINYHETQSPFAIEYARRGFVTLAVDQAGHGGSDPPAFANGFGGPPALSYLRSLSMVDTDNVGLEGHSMGGWASVVAAAVYPDGYESMVLAGSSTGSFGAPPGSPEFPRNLAVIYGEYEEFRYMWAVEQARNVPDSAKLQNVFGTDSTIQEGETYGSIDEGTARQLYTPSRTHAGLHLSPTATADSIEWFQRTLDGEDPLPPGNQTWYFKELGTLLAMLGGVLFMFPLGSLLVERYDRSTGFRRDRPDSLGLTGVARIGTALIAFFVPLVTYYHLQEWGQSTVAASALLPQEITTGVAVWATFNALVIVVGFAAFHYRNEGSFADLRASYGLGTDDGFRTIGRAALTSIGIVGGLYLLLSVTEYLTGQGFRFWVFGIRPLETFQFWIFLRYLIPFTVFFVALGVLLHGELRPQGGYTSFRKEMATNWALVGGPFVLLLVVQYGTLLTTGYLMDNFLTAGVELLTILAFQFLVLLSIAPLVSTYFFRKTGRIWTGAFTNALLVTWVIVAGTATHHPIAIF; the protein is encoded by the coding sequence ATGGCGCTTACGGATATAAATACGCGAACGGTACTGTTCGTTGTTGCACTTGTGCTGGTGGTAGTCGGCAGTGGAACAGCCTATTGGGTAGAAACGAACGGACAGACAGTGGAAGTCCGGGACGTGCAGTTCGAAGCGACCAACGGGACCATGATGAGCGGGGAGTTGTACATCCCACCAGGTGCCTCGACGGCCGATCCCGCACCGGCGATTCTCGCGACTCACGGCTATATCAACTATCACGAGACCCAATCGCCGTTTGCCATCGAGTACGCCAGACGAGGGTTCGTCACGCTGGCAGTCGATCAGGCGGGTCACGGGGGGTCAGACCCACCGGCGTTCGCCAACGGGTTCGGCGGTCCGCCTGCGCTTTCGTACCTCCGGTCGTTATCGATGGTCGATACGGACAACGTCGGCCTCGAAGGCCACTCGATGGGTGGCTGGGCAAGCGTCGTCGCGGCGGCTGTCTATCCTGACGGCTACGAGTCGATGGTGCTTGCAGGCTCCTCGACGGGGTCGTTCGGTGCCCCGCCAGGGTCACCCGAGTTCCCGCGGAACCTCGCGGTGATCTACGGCGAGTACGAGGAGTTCCGGTACATGTGGGCCGTCGAGCAAGCCCGGAACGTCCCGGACAGTGCGAAGCTACAGAACGTCTTCGGGACGGACTCGACGATCCAAGAGGGCGAGACCTATGGGTCGATCGACGAGGGGACGGCACGGCAGCTGTACACACCGAGTCGAACCCACGCGGGCCTGCACCTCTCACCGACCGCGACCGCCGACTCGATCGAGTGGTTCCAGCGAACTTTAGACGGTGAGGATCCACTACCGCCGGGCAACCAGACCTGGTATTTCAAAGAACTGGGGACGTTGCTCGCGATGCTCGGGGGAGTCCTGTTCATGTTCCCGCTGGGATCGCTACTGGTCGAGCGATACGATCGATCGACCGGATTTCGTCGAGACCGGCCCGACTCACTCGGCCTCACGGGCGTGGCTCGGATCGGGACGGCACTGATCGCGTTCTTCGTGCCGCTCGTGACCTACTACCACCTCCAGGAGTGGGGCCAGAGCACCGTCGCGGCGAGTGCGCTCCTGCCACAGGAGATTACGACCGGCGTCGCAGTGTGGGCGACGTTCAACGCACTCGTGATCGTGGTTGGCTTTGCCGCGTTCCACTACAGAAACGAGGGGTCGTTCGCCGACCTTCGGGCGTCCTACGGCCTCGGGACCGACGACGGCTTCCGGACGATCGGACGGGCAGCACTAACGAGCATCGGGATCGTCGGTGGCTTGTACCTCCTGTTGTCGGTCACGGAGTACCTGACCGGGCAAGGATTTCGCTTCTGGGTGTTCGGCATCCGCCCGCTCGAGACGTTCCAGTTCTGGATCTTCCTCCGGTACCTGATTCCCTTCACCGTGTTCTTCGTCGCGCTGGGCGTCCTGCTGCACGGTGAATTGCGACCCCAGGGAGGCTACACGTCGTTCCGAAAGGAGATGGCAACCAACTGGGCACTGGTCGGCGGGCCGTTCGTCTTGTTGCTTGTCGTCCAGTACGGGACGCTGTTGACGACTGGCTACCTGATGGACAACTTCCTGACGGCCGGCGTGGAGCTGCTGACGATCCTCGCCTTCCAGTTCCTCGTGTTGCTCTCGATCGCGCCGCTGGTCTCGACGTACTTCTTCCGCAAGACGGGCCGCATTTGGACGGGTGCGTTCACGAACGCGCTGTTGGTCACCTGGGTCATCGTCGCCGGGACGGCAACCCACCACCCGATTGCGATCTTCTGA
- a CDS encoding AbrB/MazE/SpoVT family DNA-binding domain-containing protein translates to MTDEDDGFQWPPAMFTEASEQALEQQQEFLRQMMGGGASGLDMNQLGTMSQLANFKTRVQSGGRISIPDAEREALDIEEGDIVQAVVLPVKRNRSE, encoded by the coding sequence ATGACAGACGAGGACGATGGCTTCCAATGGCCGCCCGCGATGTTCACGGAAGCGAGCGAGCAGGCGCTCGAACAACAGCAGGAGTTCCTTCGCCAGATGATGGGAGGGGGAGCGTCCGGGCTGGATATGAACCAGCTCGGGACGATGAGCCAGCTGGCGAATTTCAAGACCCGTGTGCAAAGTGGCGGCCGGATTAGCATCCCCGATGCCGAGCGCGAGGCGCTGGACATCGAAGAGGGAGACATCGTCCAGGCCGTCGTCCTCCCGGTCAAACGCAACCGGAGTGAGTAA
- a CDS encoding ATP-dependent DNA helicase: MDVADIPGVPSWVPAHLREQDIEELYPPQAEAVERGVTDGENLVASVPTASGKTLIAELAMFSAITDGKDSGDDGDETDGTALYIVPLRALASEKRTEFEQFEAYGLDVGVSTGNYESDGGWLGDKDVVVATSEKVDSLVRNDAPWIDNLDCVVADEVHLVDDGERGPTLEVTLAKLRKRNSDLQTVALSATIGNAEALATWLDAELVDSTWRPIDLKKGVHYGQALHLEDGSQTRLPVRDSEKQTAAIVRDTLEDDGSTLVFVNSRRNAEAAARRLASTTEPHLGDEERERLREIATEIREVSDTETSDDLAAAVEDGAAFHHAGLSREHRSLVEEAFQERLVKVISATPTLAAGVNTPSRRVVVRDWRRYDGTAGGMQPLSVLEVHQMMGRAGRPGLDPYGEALLLASSHDELDELFERYVWADPEPVRSKLAAEPALRTHILSTVASGFANSRAGLLEFLEATLYASQTTGSGRLETVVDEVIAYLEANDFLTRSDGDDHLRATSIGQTVSRLYLDPMSAAEMLDGLREFEQTASQQRTRSPHDGQTTTDGEPPGFETASELASAEVDGTDDSPDPTAMGLYHLVSRTPDMYELYLRSGDEEEYSMEAYERESEFLGAMPSEFEDDRFEDWLSALKTARLLEDWADECEEGVITDRYDIGPGDIRGKVETASWLLNAAERLAGEVGLDVTPAIREARVRVEHGVRSELVDLAGVGGVGRKRARRLYAAGIESREDLREAEKGVVLGALRGREKTAQNILENAGHRDPSMDGVSVIEPDEAPAATESEQTATNETSRDTGEEADESADQSSLGDF, from the coding sequence ATGGACGTTGCGGACATTCCGGGGGTCCCGTCGTGGGTACCAGCACACCTCCGCGAGCAGGACATCGAAGAGCTCTATCCACCCCAAGCCGAGGCCGTCGAGCGCGGGGTCACCGACGGCGAGAACCTGGTGGCCAGCGTGCCCACAGCCAGCGGGAAGACCCTGATCGCCGAACTCGCGATGTTCTCGGCGATCACGGACGGCAAAGACAGTGGGGACGACGGTGACGAAACCGACGGGACGGCGCTGTATATCGTCCCGTTGCGGGCGCTCGCCAGCGAAAAACGCACGGAGTTCGAACAGTTCGAGGCCTATGGACTGGACGTGGGCGTCTCGACGGGCAACTACGAGAGCGACGGCGGGTGGCTCGGCGACAAGGACGTCGTCGTCGCGACCAGCGAGAAGGTCGATTCCCTCGTGCGAAACGACGCGCCGTGGATCGACAACCTCGATTGTGTCGTGGCCGACGAGGTCCACCTCGTCGACGATGGCGAGCGTGGCCCGACGCTGGAAGTGACCCTCGCAAAGCTCCGGAAGCGAAACTCGGATCTCCAGACAGTGGCGCTGTCGGCGACGATCGGCAACGCTGAGGCGCTGGCGACGTGGCTCGATGCGGAACTGGTCGACTCGACGTGGCGGCCAATCGACCTCAAAAAAGGCGTCCACTACGGGCAGGCTCTCCATCTCGAAGACGGGAGCCAGACCCGACTGCCAGTCAGGGACAGCGAAAAGCAGACAGCGGCCATCGTCCGGGACACGCTCGAAGACGACGGCTCGACGCTCGTGTTCGTGAATTCGCGGCGAAACGCCGAAGCAGCGGCCCGCCGACTCGCGTCGACGACCGAGCCACACCTCGGAGACGAAGAGCGAGAGCGGCTCAGAGAGATCGCGACCGAGATCCGGGAAGTTAGCGATACGGAGACCAGCGACGATCTGGCAGCGGCCGTCGAAGACGGGGCAGCCTTCCATCACGCGGGTCTCTCGCGGGAGCATCGGTCGCTCGTCGAAGAGGCCTTCCAGGAGCGACTCGTGAAAGTTATCTCGGCGACGCCGACGCTCGCAGCCGGGGTCAACACCCCATCACGGCGCGTCGTCGTCAGGGACTGGCGACGCTACGACGGGACCGCCGGCGGCATGCAACCCCTCTCGGTTCTTGAGGTCCACCAGATGATGGGGCGGGCGGGCCGGCCCGGACTCGACCCCTATGGCGAGGCACTCCTGCTCGCCAGCAGCCACGACGAACTCGACGAACTGTTCGAGCGATACGTCTGGGCTGATCCCGAGCCAGTGCGCTCGAAACTCGCTGCCGAACCGGCGCTGCGGACCCACATCCTCTCGACGGTCGCTTCGGGGTTTGCCAACTCCCGGGCAGGACTGCTGGAGTTTCTCGAAGCGACACTGTATGCGAGCCAGACGACAGGGAGTGGCCGTCTGGAGACAGTCGTCGACGAAGTGATCGCCTATCTAGAAGCGAACGATTTCCTCACGCGTTCGGACGGAGACGACCACCTGCGTGCCACCTCGATCGGCCAGACGGTCTCGCGGCTCTATCTGGATCCGATGAGCGCCGCGGAGATGCTCGACGGGCTGAGAGAGTTCGAGCAGACAGCCAGCCAACAGAGAACTCGATCGCCCCACGACGGACAGACAACCACGGATGGCGAGCCGCCGGGCTTCGAGACTGCCAGCGAACTGGCCTCGGCCGAAGTCGACGGGACCGACGACAGCCCCGACCCGACCGCGATGGGGCTGTACCACCTCGTTTCCCGGACGCCCGATATGTACGAGCTATACCTCCGCTCGGGTGACGAAGAGGAGTACTCCATGGAGGCCTACGAGCGTGAAAGCGAGTTTCTCGGAGCGATGCCAAGCGAGTTCGAGGACGATCGCTTCGAGGACTGGCTGTCGGCGTTGAAGACAGCCCGGCTACTCGAAGACTGGGCGGACGAGTGTGAGGAGGGAGTGATTACGGACCGATACGATATCGGGCCGGGCGACATCCGCGGAAAAGTGGAAACGGCGAGTTGGCTCCTCAACGCCGCCGAGCGCCTGGCTGGGGAGGTCGGGCTCGACGTGACGCCAGCCATCCGAGAGGCACGCGTGCGCGTCGAACACGGGGTGCGCTCGGAACTGGTCGATCTGGCGGGCGTGGGCGGTGTGGGTCGCAAACGCGCTCGCCGCCTCTATGCGGCTGGGATCGAATCCCGCGAAGACCTCCGAGAAGCCGAGAAGGGGGTCGTGTTGGGGGCCTTACGCGGTCGGGAGAAAACGGCCCAGAATATTCTGGAAAACGCCGGCCACCGTGATCCATCGATGGATGGTGTCTCAGTGATCGAACCGGACGAAGCGCCAGCAGCAACGGAGAGTGAGCAGACGGCTACAAACGAGACCAGTAGAGACACTGGCGAGGAGGCCGACGAGTCGGCCGACCAATCCAGTCTGGGTGATTTCTGA
- a CDS encoding phenylalanine--tRNA ligase subunit alpha — MELPSNQLAVLEAASADDRRTVAQLSEDTGLATAAVTRAAFELEDEGLVTVTETTEESVSLTDEGLSYLDADLPEHRLYRVAVEQGADEASAPMGQVIGAADLDGEAVDIALSNFARKGYGTIDAGEITAEPDVDLDADPEAAALEAIDAGEPVADDDILDQLDRRGLLERDERTVRSIELTDAGVTELMAGIEEAQRVDRLTPDLLTSGEWERVEFADYNVEADAPAVDGGKAHPLRSMAERVTEVLVGMGFEEMDGPHADAEFWINDALFMPQDHPARTHWDQFALDVPPMDDLPSDVREAVERAHREGVGPDGEGYHSPWGEEMARKVDLRGHTTSLSARHLAGVAKGDLEPPQRFFSVEKAYRNDEIDATHLLEFFQIEGWVMAEDLSVRDLMGTFTEFYEQFGITDLEFKPTYNPYTEPSFELFGEHPVTGEVVEIGNSGIFRPEMLDPLGVDCDVMAWGLALERLMMLVTGAEDIRDVHGTLVDLDYLRNEEVRY; from the coding sequence ATGGAACTCCCGAGCAACCAACTCGCGGTCCTCGAAGCCGCGAGCGCCGACGACCGACGCACCGTTGCCCAACTGAGCGAGGACACAGGCCTGGCCACAGCGGCGGTGACCCGTGCCGCCTTCGAACTCGAAGACGAGGGGCTGGTCACTGTCACCGAGACAACCGAGGAATCCGTCTCGCTGACCGACGAGGGACTGTCCTATCTCGACGCTGACTTGCCCGAACACCGCCTCTACCGTGTCGCCGTCGAGCAAGGGGCCGACGAGGCCAGCGCCCCTATGGGCCAAGTCATCGGAGCTGCCGATCTGGACGGTGAGGCCGTCGACATCGCCCTCTCGAATTTCGCCCGGAAAGGGTACGGCACGATTGATGCCGGTGAGATCACCGCCGAACCCGACGTGGATCTCGACGCCGATCCGGAAGCGGCTGCCCTCGAGGCCATCGACGCCGGGGAACCAGTCGCTGACGACGATATTCTCGATCAACTGGACCGACGTGGGCTTCTCGAGCGCGACGAGCGAACTGTCCGCTCGATCGAACTCACCGACGCGGGCGTCACAGAACTGATGGCTGGGATTGAGGAAGCCCAGCGGGTCGACCGACTGACGCCCGACCTGCTCACCAGCGGCGAGTGGGAGCGTGTCGAGTTCGCCGACTACAACGTCGAAGCCGACGCCCCCGCCGTTGACGGCGGGAAAGCGCACCCACTTCGATCAATGGCCGAGCGCGTCACGGAGGTCCTCGTGGGCATGGGTTTCGAGGAGATGGACGGCCCCCACGCCGACGCGGAGTTCTGGATCAACGACGCGCTGTTCATGCCACAGGATCATCCCGCGCGCACGCACTGGGACCAGTTCGCCCTCGACGTGCCCCCGATGGACGATCTCCCTAGTGACGTCCGCGAGGCGGTCGAACGCGCTCATCGCGAGGGCGTTGGCCCGGACGGCGAGGGCTATCACTCACCGTGGGGCGAGGAGATGGCCCGCAAGGTCGATCTTCGGGGTCACACCACGTCGCTGTCGGCCCGCCACCTCGCTGGCGTCGCGAAAGGCGACCTCGAACCGCCCCAGCGCTTTTTCTCCGTCGAGAAGGCCTACCGCAACGACGAGATCGATGCGACTCACTTGCTCGAGTTCTTCCAGATCGAGGGCTGGGTGATGGCCGAAGACCTTTCGGTCCGGGATCTGATGGGGACGTTCACGGAGTTCTACGAACAGTTCGGTATCACCGACTTGGAATTCAAGCCGACGTACAACCCCTACACGGAGCCCAGCTTCGAGCTGTTCGGCGAACACCCGGTTACTGGCGAAGTCGTCGAGATCGGCAACTCCGGGATTTTCCGGCCAGAAATGCTCGACCCGCTCGGCGTCGACTGTGACGTGATGGCCTGGGGGCTGGCCCTGGAACGGCTGATGATGCTCGTTACTGGCGCCGAGGACATCCGTGACGTCCACGGAACGCTGGTCGATCTGGACTACCTGCGCAACGAGGAGGTGCGTTACTGA
- a CDS encoding ferredoxin produces the protein MRVEFDRDTCIGMFQCVAEWDGFERDEAHGKAVLVDGDAIEDGLVSLAVPDGEELDAKFAARTCPVDAIRVLDDDGEQLVP, from the coding sequence ATGCGAGTCGAATTCGACCGGGATACCTGTATCGGGATGTTCCAGTGTGTCGCCGAGTGGGACGGCTTCGAGCGCGACGAAGCACACGGCAAGGCGGTGCTCGTTGACGGCGACGCAATCGAGGACGGTCTCGTTTCATTGGCTGTCCCCGACGGCGAAGAACTCGACGCGAAGTTCGCTGCCCGCACGTGTCCGGTAGACGCGATTCGAGTGCTCGACGACGACGGCGAGCAACTGGTGCCTTGA
- the cgi121 gene encoding KEOPS complex subunit Cgi121 yields the protein MEVVEGHLEVDDLDAVLERLGAIGAEHDVAIQAFDARYVTGREHLRRACKLADRAHAREEMIAHDPEVEILLYAAGRRQIQDALAMGVSQGQQPAVIVCHAVGDRQNGDGDENVSERERAAGEVVEAMECLDRADTLGAADPDLVAAFFDIADAERAATDATLSELVLERVAMLVVEK from the coding sequence ATGGAGGTCGTTGAGGGCCACCTCGAAGTTGACGATCTCGATGCCGTCTTGGAGCGACTGGGCGCGATCGGAGCCGAGCACGACGTGGCAATCCAGGCGTTCGACGCCCGATACGTCACCGGCCGGGAACACCTCCGACGGGCCTGCAAGCTAGCTGATCGCGCACACGCACGCGAGGAGATGATCGCACACGATCCCGAAGTCGAGATCCTGCTGTACGCGGCGGGCCGCCGGCAGATCCAGGACGCCTTGGCGATGGGCGTCTCTCAGGGCCAACAGCCGGCAGTCATCGTCTGTCACGCAGTGGGCGACCGACAGAATGGAGACGGTGACGAAAACGTGAGTGAACGCGAACGGGCAGCCGGCGAGGTCGTCGAAGCGATGGAGTGTCTCGACCGAGCCGACACCCTCGGGGCAGCCGATCCCGATCTGGTCGCGGCGTTTTTCGACATTGCAGACGCCGAGCGAGCCGCAACCGATGCAACGCTCTCGGAGCTAGTGCTCGAACGCGTCGCGATGTTGGTCGTCGAAAAGTAG
- a CDS encoding MaoC family dehydratase, which translates to MSDNPKPTVEGGSDLPGWEWDRTVEDSDAVAVGDRVTFSKDITDEDVMHFAEASGDTNPLHIEDDYAAETRFGGRIAHGMLVGGLISAALARFPGTVVYLSQDFEFKGPVRIGDRATAAVEVADTLEGGRYQLSTQVLVDEEVVIDGQAVVLIDEEPA; encoded by the coding sequence ATGAGCGACAATCCGAAGCCGACAGTCGAGGGCGGGAGCGACCTCCCGGGGTGGGAGTGGGATCGAACCGTCGAGGACAGCGACGCCGTGGCGGTCGGGGATCGCGTCACCTTCAGCAAAGACATCACTGACGAGGACGTCATGCACTTTGCCGAAGCCAGCGGCGACACCAATCCGCTCCACATCGAGGACGACTACGCCGCCGAGACCCGATTCGGTGGTCGCATCGCTCACGGAATGCTCGTCGGCGGGCTCATCAGCGCCGCACTGGCCCGCTTCCCTGGTACTGTCGTCTACCTCTCTCAGGACTTCGAGTTCAAAGGCCCCGTCCGCATCGGCGACCGGGCAACGGCCGCCGTCGAGGTAGCCGATACCCTCGAAGGCGGGCGCTACCAGCTCTCGACGCAGGTTCTCGTCGACGAGGAGGTCGTCATCGACGGCCAAGCGGTTGTCCTGATCGACGAGGAGCCTGCCTGA